CACAGCGGATGTTCACGATGGAGGGAGCCGCCCCACGAAGGGCCCACACGTCGGCGGACGCCGACGCGAGCGACTGTATATCCGCTCTCGCCCCTCTTCAAGGCGGCGGCGACGGATGCTCAGGCCAGCGCGACTGTGCGGAAGCCCACGTTGCCGGCAGCCGAGTCGGCGGTGTTCGAGGCCCGGGCCGAGTTGCGGTACCGGTTGCAGTAGGAGTCGTGGCAGAGGTACGAGCCGCCCCGCATCGAGCGTTGCTCCCCGCTGGCGGGCCCGGCCGGGTTGTGGGCGGGGGAGGCGGCGTAGTAGCCCTCGACCCACCAGTCGGCGCACCACTCCCAGACATTGCCGACGCTCTGCCACAGCCCGTACCCATTCGGCTCGAACTCGCGCACGGGAGCGGTGGTCAGCCAGCCGTCCGCCAGGGTGTTCACCGCGGGAAACCGGCCCTGCCAGATGTTGCAGCGCTGTCCCTCGTCCCACTCGTCGCCCCAGGGATACCGGGCGCCGGCCAGGCCGCCGCGAGCCGCGCACTCCCATTCGGCCTCGGTGGGCAGCCGTCGGCCGGCCCAGGCGCAGTAGGCCCGCGCGTCGTTCCAGCTCACCTGCACCACCGGATGCTCAGCCAACCCGGCCAACGACGAGAGCGGCCCGGCCGGATGAGCCCAGTCGGCGCCGCGCACGCCCAACCACCACGGGGTCTGCGGCGGCTGCCCCACCACATCGTCAAGGTCGGCCGCCAGCGCCAGGTGGAACACCGCCGAATAGCCGAACACCTCCGACTCGGTGCGGTACCCGGTGTCGGCGATGAACCGGGCGAAGGCGGAGTTGGTGACCGTGGTCGCATCGATCGAGAAGGCATCCACCCACACCTCGTGCACGGGCGTCTCGCCGTCGCCGGGGTTGCCCGCGCCGTCGGCGTCACCCATCCGGAAGGCCTGGCCGGGCACGGCCGCCTGCTCGATATCGTGCCGGCTACCGGTCGACGTCGCGGCGTCCACAGGCGCGACCTCGCTGTCGCCCCGTGCCTTGTCGGCGACGGATGCGTCGACGAATATGTCGTGTGTGGGAGCGCAACAGCCGTGCCCTTCGATCGTCACGCACAGACCCTAGCGCGCTACCCCGATGACGACGACCCTGCTCCCCGTCGGTGCCCGACCGGCCCGTTCGGCCCGCCCGTGGATAGCGAGGTGCCCGTGAAAGGCTCCCGACACGCCGGTCGAGCCGGTCGACGCTGTGCTGGGCCTGTCGTCGTAGACGACGGTGACTACCTCGTCGGTCGAGGTTGTCGAGACCCGATGAGGTGCCGGGGTTACGTGCTGCTCGGCGGGTGGTGGCTGGGCATCTCGATGAGTGTTTGGCCGGGGTCGATGGTGGCGGGTGGGCGCAGCCAGTAGGTGCCGGTGTTCTCGAGGATTTGCCAGCCTTGGTTGTGGAGCAGCATGTGGTGGGCGTGGCAGAGCAGGATGCCCTGGTTGATGTCGGTGCGGCCGTGGTCGCGTTTCCAGTGTTGGATGTGGTGGGCTTCGGTGAAGGCGGGTGGTCGGTCGCAGCCGGGCCAGCGGCAGCCGCCGTCGCGGGCGGCGAGGGCGCGGCGTTGGGCCCGGTTGAAGAGGCGTTGTTCGTGGCCGACGTTCAGGGGCCGGCCCAGGTCATCGACGGTGATCTGGATGGTGGCCGAGTCGCAGATGAGGCGTTCGATGGTTTCTTGGGAGACGGGTGCGGTGTTGCCTTCGAGGTAGCCGTGGCCGGGTTGTCCGGGTTCGCAGACCAGGATGTTGTCGGCGTCGCGGAGGAATCCCGGCGGGAACGGGCTGTCCGGCGGGCAGGGCCCGGTGGATTCCGCCATCCCGGGTGGTCGAGGCTGCCCGGTGGACCCGGTGGACCCGGTGGACCCGGTGGACCCGCTGGATCCGGTGGACCCGGTGGATCCGGTGAACCAGGTGGTACCGGTGGTCTGGGTGGTGTCGCCGGCCGGGTTCGGGGTGGCGGGGGTGCCGCTGGTCGGGTTTTCGATGGCTGCGGGCCGGTCGGTCGGGGCTTCTGTGGCTGCGGGCCGGTCGGCCGGGGTTTCTGTGGCTGCGGGGCGGGCTGCGGGGGCGCGGGTGGTGAGGATCTGCACGGTGGGGCGGCGGCCGCCGAGCATCTCGTTCGGGTTGATGGTGGTGCCGGCCTCGATCAGGTCGATGAAGCCGTCGCAGGTGATCTGTTCGGTGCTGCGGGGGTCGTTCTGGACGCGTTTGGCCCAGGCGGCGCGTTCGGTGTCGACGAAGCGCACGCCGCCGCGGCGGGGGCTGGTGAGGCTGTCGAAGGTGGCCTTGATGAATTCGCCCTGTTCCGGTGGGAACAATCCGTCGACCCGCACCTGGCCGGTGTTCAGGGTCCAGATGCGCAGGTAGCGGTCGTCCCAGGCTTTCTGTTCCCGCACCCGGATGCCGGCTTCGTCGAGGCTGTCGCGGGTCTGCCGGGCGCGTTTGAGGAGTTGGTCCACGTTCATCGTCCCGGCGTCGGCGAGTAACCCCTCCAGGGCGTCGGCGAGGACCGGTGCGGTGACGACGGTGTCGATGTCGCCCAGGCCGGTGCGGATCGCGTGGGCGGCATCGACGGAGAGGGTACCGGCGTTCACCGCGCGGCTGATCGGCGCGTGCCACGGCGCCGGCAGCAGGGGAGTGGCCGGTTCGAGCGCGTCCGCGTCGGGGCCAAGGGCGGGGTCGAGGGCCGTGTCGGCGAGCTGGCGGGCTGCCTCAGCTTCGGCTTCGGCGGCCTGTATCTCGGCGGCTTCGGCCTCGGCGAGCATCTGGCCGACGCCGACGAGTTTGCGGGACTCGACCTTGCTCGCACCGGTCAACTCCTGGATCAGGGCTTCGGGGGAGAGGAAGCCCTGCTTCTTCGCCAAGCCCGCCTGGCCCAGCTCCCACCGGGACCGGTGAGCGAGGGTCTTCGCCATCCACGCTTTGCGGGTGTCCAACTCGCGTTGGGCGCGGGCGAGGGTCTGCTGCCCGGCCAACACGTCGGCATCCGACAGGGCGTCGTAATCGGCACTCGAACAGCCCAACCGGGCCACATTCGCCGCCGCGACCACGAGGCCGTCGCCACCGCCCACAGCAGCATCGACAGCCCCTTCGACAGCGATCGCAGCACCCCGGTCAGTGGTCCCTGCAGCAGCACCCGTTGCGGCACGAAAATCACCGTCGGGAGGGTTCCCGACGGTGAACGTGTCTGCGATGCTCGACCGGATTGCCATGCCCCGAATCTAGCCCGATATCGCATCCTTGTGTGAGCAAAACTCAACGTGTGGATAAGTTTTTTGGGGCCCCGATCCCAGTCCTGGTGTGGCGCGCCAGCACCACAGTCACGCACATCCGTGAACCCGGTCCAGCATGTGCATAACTCCTTCAATTTTCCTCTTACCGAGCCGAGGGCCCCGGAGTTCCTCGCCCGGATTCCCCGGGCGGCTACGAGCGCAGGAGTTAGGCATCACCAGAAGTGTGGGGCGAAATTTCCGCCGGGGAAGAACCGAGCCCTGATCACGGCGCGAGGAACGTGGAGGATTCGGGGTTAGGGTCGATACGTGTCCGGTACACCGCTCCCCGTACCCTTCGTCAGGCTTCAGGCCGGTGAAGTGCCGGCTTTGCCTGCCCCGCACACGGATGCGCCGCTCGTCGACACCCTCAACCGGCCGCTGCACGACCTGCGCCTCTCCGTCACCGACCGGTGCAACTTCCGCTGCGTGTACTGCATGCCCAAGGAGGTCTTCGGCAAGGACTTCGCTTTCATGCCGCGCGACGAGATGCTCTCGTTCGAGGAGATGACCCGTCTGGCCCGCATCTCGGTGGCGCACGGCGTGGAGAAGATCCGGCTCACCGGCGGCGAGCCGCTGCTGCGGAAGGGCCTCGAAGAACTCATCGCGATGCTAGCCGAACTGCGCACGCCGGCCGGCCGGCCGGTCGACATCGCCCTCACCACCAACGGTTCGGCCCTGGCGATGAAGGCGCAGGCGCTCAAGGACGCCGGCCTCAAGCGGGTGACCGTGTCCCTCGACTCGCTCGATGACACGACCTTCCGCGCCATGAACGACGTCAACTTCCCGGTCGCCCGCATCCTGGCCGGCCTCGACGCCGCGCACGCCGTGGGCCTCGGCCCGATCAAGATCAACATGGTGGTCAAGCGCGGCCAGAACGACCACGACATCGTCAACATGGCCCGCTACTTCAAGGGGACCCCCTACATCCTGCGCTTCATCGAGTTCATGGACGTGGGCACGAGCAACGGCTGGGACATGGCCGCCGTGCTGCCGTCCAGCGAGGTGCGCGACCGCATCCACGCCGAACTGCCGCTCGAAGAAGTGGCCCCCAACTACACCGGCGAGACCAGTCGGCGCTGGCGCTACCTCGACGGCGAGGGCGAGATCGGCCTCATCTCCAGCGTCACCCAGTCGTTCTGCCACACCTGCTCGCGCGCCCGCGTCTCCACCGACGGCAAGCTCTTCACCTGCCTGTTCGCCAGCGAGGGCCACGACCTGCGCGCGCTGCTCCGCGACGGCAGCACCGACGAGCACCTCTCCGCCGCCATGGGCGCCATCTGGCGCCAGCGCACCGACCGCGCCTCGCAGCTGCGCAGCGCCCAGACCGGCGCGGTGCGCTCCTCCGGCCGCAAGAAGATCGAGATGTCCTACATCGGCGGATGAGCATAGCCCCGCCAGCATTTAAACGCACGCTGCTACTCTAAAATCATGGTTTCGACCGATCTGAGTGCCGCCCGGCACGCCGCCCTGGCCAGTGAGCCACGGCGCCGGGCCCTGGCGCTGCTCAGCGACTCCGCCCTCCCGCTGGAGGTGGGCGCCGTTGCCACGGCCCTCGGGCTGCACGTCACCACGGCCCGCTTCCACCTCGAGCAACTCGAGGCCGCCGGACTCGTGGAGCGCCAGGTCGCCCGGGCCGGCCAGCGCGGCCGCCCGCGCGTGCTGTTCAGCGCGGCAGTGGTTCCAGTGCCTGCCGATGAGGCTCAACAGCAGCTCACCCAGGCCCTCGCCGCGGTGATCGGTGAGGACGCCGACGGCGGCCGCGCCCGCGCGGTCCGTGCCGGCGAACGCTGGTCGGCGCAGTACGAGACGGTCGCCGCGGCTGCCGCCGGTGCCGCATCCACACCAGGCCTCCCGGCCGCCGCCGCATCCGCCGACGACGTAACGGATGCCGCACCAGGCGCGGACCTCGTGCCGCCCTTGATGCGGGTGCTCACCGAGATCGGTTTCGAGCCCGAGCTGCGCGCCGACGAGCGCACCATCGCCTTGCCCGCCTGCCCCTTCCGGGCCGAGGCGCGAGCCAACCCCGACGTGGTCTGTTCCGTGCACCTCGGCCTCATGAAGGGCCTCGCGCGCTCCCTCGGACACGACGCCACGGGTATCCGCCTGCAGCTCTTCGTGCAGCCGACCCTGTGCCTCGTGCATCTTCCCGCCCCCGTCGCGAACTGAGACTCAGGCCCCAGAAATCGCCCGAAAGTGGGGCTCAGCTCAGAGTTCGCGAGGGTTGCGGGCGGGTGGGGAGTTCTGGCAGTGCCGAGGTGCGGCGGCGGTGGGCGATCATGGCCGCGACCCGGTCGACCAGCACGCCGAGGCAGAGGGCGAGCACGACGCCGATAGTGGCACCGAGCATCGGCTGGTCCCGGAACGCGTTGCCGGCCAGGACGCCGATGAGCACGGAGTAGACCGCCCAACAGGCTCCGGCCAGCACAGTGAGCGGCCAGAAACGCCGGTGCGGCAGGCCGGTCGCGCCGGCCGTCATGTTCACGGCGACGCGGCCCACCGGGATGTACCGGGCCACGAGGAGCAGGCTGGCCGGACGTCGGGCGAGGCCACGGCCCGCCCGGTCGAGCGCGGCGGCGGTGCGGCGGCCGCGCATCCAACGGAACCGATCGACACCGATCCGGCGACCCAACCAGTAGGCGATGTTGTCCCCCACGGCGGCGCCGACGGCCGCCAGCACCACGATCACCACGGGATTGGGCGTTCCTGCGCTGACACCGAGCGCGGCTGCGACCACAACGATGCTCTCGCTCGGCACCGGCGGGAAGAAGCCGTCGATCACGACCACGGCGAACACCACGAGGTAGACCCAGGGCGAGCTCACGGCAGCGAGCAGGAAGTCGGTGAGCAGGTCCATGGGGTCGATTCGATCGGGTGCCGATGCGCGGGATGCGTTACTTCGAGGCTAGAAAATCCCTCGCGAAACGGCGTCCACCCTGGGTGCCCTGCGGGTCATCCCCGGGAATGACATCCCGGTCGCCGCCCGGCGGACCCCCGGCCGCCCGACCGTCAGGCGACGTAGGCCGACACGTCCACCTGCGTGCTGACATCCACGTAGACCTCGCCGTCGACGATGGTGAGCGGATACACCGGCACCGGTTCCGACGCCGGCAGGGTGCGCGCCCGCCCGGTGGCCAGCTCGAACCGGCCGCCGTGCGCCCAGCACTCCAGGTCGTCGCCCTCGACGAAGCCGTCCGAGAGCGAGATGTCGGCGTGCGAGCACATGTCGCCCAGCGCGAAGCAATTGCCGGCGCTGTCTTTCACCAGTGCCACCGCCACGCCGTCGACGATCACCTTGATCGCTTCGCCGAGCTCCAGCTCGGATTCCGCGCACACCCTGGTTGGCACCTGCTCCTCATTCCCGCCGTCCTCGTGGGTCGGCATCCGTTGTCGACGTAGGTCTAACGTCCTAATTGAAAGGATAGCTTTCCTCTAAAGTGGGCCCATAGGGTCGTCCGACCCACCCGAGGAGGAACCATGACCGCCGAACCGATCATCCTGTCGTCCAGCCGTCCGGGTGACGTCGATGAGACAGCAGATCCCTCCGCCTGCGCCTGCGGCCACGAGGATGCCGAGACCATCGTGCTCGACGCCCGCACCATCCCGCACGCCATCCGTCACGCCACGATCTTCGGCGCACTCGAGGTCATCCGGCCCGGTTTTGCCCTCGACCTGATCGCCCCGCACGACCCGCTGCCGCTGCTCGCGCAGCTCGAGCGCACCCACCCGGGCGCTTTCACAGTGTCCTATCTCGAGCGCGGCCCGGAGGCCTGGACCATCCGCCTCACCCGCGCGCAGTAACGCCGCCTGCCGCGCCCGCCCATGACCGCGCTCAGCCCCCTCCGTCGCACCGGCAGCGCCGCGCGCGGCACCGGCCCGGCGGCGCGGCCGCGGGTGACCGCGCGGCTCGGCTTCCTGCTACTCGGCGGCATCGCCCTGCTGGCCGGGCTGGACGGCGCCCTGCAACTCCTCGGTCTGACCGCGCCAGTCACCAGCGAGCGGCTCACCGAGGTGCACGGCCCGCTGATGGTGTTCGGCTTCGTCGGCACCGTGGTGGTGCTCGAACGGGCCGTTGCCGTGCGCCGCGCCTGGGCCTATCTCGCTCCCGGGCTGCTCGGCGCCGGTGGCATCGCGCTCATCTCACCGCTGCCCGTGGTCGTGGGCCAGGTCGCCCTGGTCGGCGGCTGCGTCATATTGCTGGCCATCTACGCCGAGATCTGGCGCAAGCAGGGGTCGGTCTCCACCGCGGTGCAGGTGCTCGGCGCCCTGAGCGGGCTGATGGCCACGGTCTTCTGGCTGCGCGGCATCGGCATCCCGCAGCTCGCACCGCTGCTCGTCCTCTACCTGGTGCTCACCATCGCCGGCGAACGCCTCGAACTCTCACGCATCTCGCCCACAGTGAACCGCCGGGCCGAACAGTGGATGCTGGGCATCACCCTCACCCTCAGTTTCGGCTCGGTCGTGGCCCTGGTCTGGCCCGTCGCCGGGTACCCCCTGCTGGGCGTCGGCGTGCTGGCGCTGGTGGCCTGGCTGTTCCGGCACGACATCGCCACCCGTATGGTGCGCTCCACAGGACTGCCCCGCTACATGGCCTGCTGCCTGCTGGCCGGCTACGGCTGGTTGCTGGTGGTGGGCGGCATCTGGCTGCTGCGGGGCCCGGTCTACTCCGGCCCCGCCTACGACGCCATGATGCACGCCGTGTTCCTGGGTTTCGTGATGTCGATGATCATGGCGCACGCGCCCACGATCCTGCCCGCCGTGCTGCGCCGGCCGCTGCCCTACCGGCCGGTGATGTACCTGCCGGCGGCGCTGCTGCACGTCTCCCTGCTCACCCGGCTGCTGCTCGGCGACGCCTACGGCAGGCCGGTGCTGGTGCAGTGGGGCGGGGTGTTCAACATCGTCGCCGTGCTGCTGTTCGTGGGTGTGGCGGTCGTCTCGGTGCTGCGCGGCACCACATCCCTTCTGCGGGGGCCGCTCTCATGAAGGACAAGCTCTGGCACATCGTCTCGGGCAGCCTGGTGCCCGCCTGGCTGGCCGCCGCGGTGATCCTTACGGTGGTGCACCGCCAGCTCCCGTCGTCGGGCTGGTTGCTGGTGCACCTGGTCTTGCTGGGCGCGGTGAGCACGGCCATCCTGATCTGGAGCCAGCACTTCGCCGACACCCTGCTGCGCCGGAAGGCCCTCGGCCACCGGCTTTCGCTCGGGCTTCGCCTGAGCACGCACACTGTGGGCGCCGTGCTGGTGATGGCAGGCGTGGTGGCCGGCTGGTTCCCGCTCGTGCTGGTCGGCGGCATCCTGGTGGGGCTGAACGCCCTCGCCCATGCCGGCGTGATCGTGAGCCAGTCCCGCGGCGCACTGCCGGGCCGGTTCGCCCCGCTCGTGCGGTATTACGTCGTCAGCGCCGTGATGCTTGCGGCCGGCGTGACCCTGGGCATCCTGATGGCGCGGCTCGACGGTGGCGGCGAATCCTACGAACGCCTGTTCATCGGCCACCTCGGCCTCAACCTGCTCGGCTGGGTGGGCCTCACCGTGATCGGCACCATCGCGCTGCTCTGGCCCACCGTGCTGCACACCCGCGTCGACGGCGCCACGGTGGCCGCCGGCAGCACGCTGGCCGTGCTGACGGGTGGGCTCGGCCTCATCGCGCTCGGCTGCCTGGCCGACCTGCGCCTGGTCGTGGCGCTCGGTGTGCTCGTCTACCTGGTGGCGCTGGGCCGGGTGCTGTGGGAGGGCATCGGGCACCTGCGCCGGGCGCCCGCCGTGACGTTCGCCGCCTGGAGCCTGGGCGCGGCGCAACTCTGGTTCGCGCTGTGCACCCTCGGTTTCGGCCTGCGGGTGGCCCTCGCCCCCAGCTGGACGGCCGCGGCCGCCGGCGTCGAGACCCTGGTGCCGTATTTCGCGGTCGGCTTCGCCGCGCAGATCCTGCTCGGCGCCCTCAGCCACCTGGTGCCGGTGGTGCTCGGCGGCGGCCCTGCCGCCCTCAAGGCCACGGCGGCCGAGCTCGACCGGGCCGGCCTGTTTCGGGTCGTGGTCGTCAACGGCGCTCTGGGCCTGTCGCTGCGCCCCGTCTCCAGCACCCTCACGGTGGCACTGTCGGTGCTGGTCGTGGCCACCCTCGCGAGCTTCCTGGTGCTGTTCGCCCGGGCCCTCCGCGCCAACCGGCGGGTACGCGCGCTGCCCCTGGTGCGCGTCGCGCCCGGCGAACGGCCGACTCCGGGCGAGCGGCCGCGCAGCACCGGGCGGATGCTCGCGGCCGCGACCGCGCTGCTGCTCACGGTCACCGTGGGTATCGTGGCCGACCCGGCCTCGGTGGGCCTGTCCACGGTGTCCACCCAGGCCGCCGCAGCCGGTTCCGCCGCCGCGACCGGGCACACCACCACGGTGGCCGTGGACATGGTCGGCACCCGTTTCGTGCCTGACCGCGTCGAGGTGCCGGTGGGCGACGACCTCGTGATCACCCTCACCAACCGCGACGAGATGACCCACAACCTGGTGCTCGAGTCCGGTTTCGTCTCGGGGTCGCTCGACCCCGGCGCCACCGAGAGCGTGGCCGTGGGCGTCATCGGCGCCAGTGTGGACGGTTGGTGCTCGATCGCCGGGCACCGGCTGCTCGGTATGACGATCAGGATCGTGGCGGTCGGCGGCAGTGATTCAGCCGCAGGCAGCGAATCGAGCGGTGGTGCGGCCGCCGACGGCGAGGACACGACGATGGACGGCATGGACGGCATGTCCGCGGATGGCGGCCACACCGGCCACGCCAGTGCGGCCGGAGCATCCGCCGCCGCCGACCTCGACCCGATGGCAGAGCCCGATGCCGGCTTCGAGGCGCGGGATGCCGCGCTGCCGCCTGCTCCAGGCGTCACCGTGCACCGCCAGACCCTGGTGGTGCGGGACCTCAAGACCGAGGTGGCACCCGGCGTGACCCAGATGCTGTGGACCTTCAACGGCACCGCGCCCGGCCCCACCCTGCGCGGCACGGTGGGGGATGTCTTCGAGATCACCCTGGTGAACAAGGGCACGGTTGGGCACTCCATCGATTTCCACGCCGGGGGAGTCGCCCCGGATGCCGTGATGCGCACCATCCAGCCCGGCGGGAGCCTGGTCTACACGTTCACCGCCACCCGGTCGGGCATCTGGCTCTACCACTGCTCCACCATGCCCATGTCGGTGCATATCGCCAACGGCATGTTCGGAGCCGTCATCATCGACCCGCCGGGCCTGGCCGCGGTGGACCGCGAATACCTCGTCGTGCAGTCCGAGCTCTATCTCGGCGCGCAGGGCGGCGAGGTCGACGCGCTCAAGGTTGCGGCGCAGACCCCCGACCTGGTCGTCTTCAACGGCTACGCCAACCAGTATGTCGCCCGCCCGCTCACGGCCCGCGTCGGCGAGACGGTGCGCGTCTGGGTGCTGGATGCCGGCCCCAACGTGGGCAGCGCCTTCCATGTCGTCGGCGGCCAGTTCCACACCGTCTACAAGGAGGGCGACTACGTCTTGAAAGACGGCGGCAGCACTGGCACGGGTGGGTCCCAGGTGCTCGACCTCGCCGCGGCGCAGGGCGGTTTCGTCGAGCTCACGTTCGGCCAGGCCGGACACTACCCGTTCGTCAGCCACGTCATGTCGGATGCCGAGAAGGGCGCCCGCGGCATCATCGAGGTGGTGCCGTGAGCGAGCCGGACCGCGTCGGGGTTCAGGCTCCGGGCGCGGCCATCACCCGGCCGCGGAGGCGACCTCCAGCGTCGCCACCCGTGCCCGTTCGTGCCGCAGGATGCCCCACACGATCAGGGTCTGTGCCGCGAGATAGGTGACCATTATGAGGAAGTCCGCCAGGGGCAGGCTGAAATCCGGCAGGAACTTGTTCAGCGCCAGGATCGAGTCGGAGGCCACGAACAGCGCCCCGCCGACCGCGACCCAGCGGTTGCACCGGGAGGCGACCGCTGCCATGGCGCAGAGCACGGTGCCGTAGGCGATCACCGGAATCAGCAGCGCGCCGGTGCCCGGTGCGAGAAGCGCGAGCAGCACGACGAGCCAGACCGCGTAGACGAGCGCCCACCAGCGCATCCGCTGCACGGCCAGCCGGCTGACGAAGAGCACCAGGTAGACGATGTGCGCCATCAGGAAGCAGGCGAGCCCGATGACGAACCACCGGAGGGTGATGTCGCCCAGCCAGGAGAGCGTGAGGGCGAGCGTTCCGAGCAGGATCGCGGGCGCGCGACTCTGTGGCGCGGCCCAGAGCAGCCCGATCAGCAGCGCCGGCATGAGCAGCGGCTTCGTCCACTCCACGACGCCGTCGAGCGAGAGCAGGATGGCTCCCAAGTGGATCACACCGACCACGAGGATCGGCAGGAATGCACGGACTGGTGGCGCCGGCCGGGCCACGTCGCGGGTTTCTGGCACTGTGCTCACTTCGTCGAGGGAGGTGCGTGCCACTCACTGTAGCGACCCGGGCCCCCGACGCATGGCGGTATTTCCGGCCGGGTCGTGACGAATCCGGCCGGTTGCGCGTCACAGTAGTGGCGGCAATGGAGCCGCTGCCTCAGCTGCCCTGCCCTGCCTTGGATCGAGGTGGGGCCGGGGCGGTTGTGGGGTGCGGCCGGCCGAGACGGAGTAGCACGAGCCCCGTCCACACGACCCAGACCCACTGCAGCAGTGCGCCCAGGTACAGGTCGGGCACGACGAACCGCAGCAGCTCCGCGGCCACCCCCAGCACGCCGGCGGCGACGCCGAGCCAGCCCAGGATCGAGGGGAACACGCCCCGGGTCATCGCCAGCGCGGCCACCAGAAGGCCGATGGCGGAAAGTGGACCGGTGAGCGTCAGGGTGTTGTTCTCCGCGACCACGGCCTCGGCCGCCGCCACGATGGCGGGCCGCTCGCTCGCCGCGGCCGTCACAAACCGGTCGCTCAGGGTCACCAGGATCAGCGACCCCCTGGTGGAGACGGGGATTGCCAGCGACAGCGCCCAGGGCAGCGCACCGAGCAGCCCGGCGAGCACCGCCCAACTGCGGCCCACCGGCGCCAACGCCACCCCAAGGGTGACGAAAACCAGCACCATCAGGTAGCCCGGCGCGATCCAGAGCACCTGCTCGGCGACATACACGGCCTTGTTGTCGGCGATGAACAGCAGCGTTTCCACGCTGCCCGTGACCGGCGGCGGCGCCAGCGCGTCGAGCACCAGCGCGATCAGCAGTAGAGCCACGAACAGCAGCGCGGCCACGCCGCCCACCCGGTAGAGCGGATGCCAGGCGGCATGCCACGCCGTCGCGGCCTCCGCCGCCGTGGGAGGAGAGCGGTCAGCGCGCCAGGTCA
This is a stretch of genomic DNA from Cryobacterium soli. It encodes these proteins:
- a CDS encoding lysoplasmalogenase encodes the protein MARTSLDEVSTVPETRDVARPAPPVRAFLPILVVGVIHLGAILLSLDGVVEWTKPLLMPALLIGLLWAAPQSRAPAILLGTLALTLSWLGDITLRWFVIGLACFLMAHIVYLVLFVSRLAVQRMRWWALVYAVWLVVLLALLAPGTGALLIPVIAYGTVLCAMAAVASRCNRWVAVGGALFVASDSILALNKFLPDFSLPLADFLIMVTYLAAQTLIVWGILRHERARVATLEVASAAG
- a CDS encoding DUF4386 family protein; the protein is MTWRADRSPPTAAEAATAWHAAWHPLYRVGGVAALLFVALLLIALVLDALAPPPVTGSVETLLFIADNKAVYVAEQVLWIAPGYLMVLVFVTLGVALAPVGRSWAVLAGLLGALPWALSLAIPVSTRGSLILVTLSDRFVTAAASERPAIVAAAEAVVAENNTLTLTGPLSAIGLLVAALAMTRGVFPSILGWLGVAAGVLGVAAELLRFVVPDLYLGALLQWVWVVWTGLVLLRLGRPHPTTAPAPPRSKAGQGS